The bacterium genome includes a region encoding these proteins:
- a CDS encoding fumarylacetoacetate hydrolase family protein: MRLVTFTHSGRTRIGVQRGDEIVDLSAAAPALPSEMSALFAAGETALQTASNASGPTLALGEIELEAPIQRPPKILAVGLNYADHIAETGRDTPKVPLVFNKQSTAIIGPGQAIHRPKVSEQLDYEAELVIVIGRRCRHVPGNRAHEVIAGYTIGNDVSVRDWQDRVQTMTMGKSFDTHAPIGPAIVTHEEIGAASAYDIRCWVNGELRQESNTRELVFDAEAIIEHLSTAFTLEPGDLIFTGTPGGVAHYMQPPAWLKPGDVCRVEIEGIGALENPVIDEPENTRLI; the protein is encoded by the coding sequence ATGAGACTCGTGACGTTCACACATTCCGGCCGCACTCGGATCGGAGTTCAGCGCGGCGACGAGATTGTCGATCTCTCGGCCGCCGCGCCCGCGTTGCCCAGCGAGATGAGCGCTCTATTTGCGGCTGGCGAGACAGCTTTGCAAACGGCCAGCAACGCTTCTGGGCCGACACTGGCTCTCGGTGAGATCGAACTGGAAGCTCCGATTCAGCGCCCCCCGAAGATCCTGGCTGTCGGGCTCAACTATGCGGATCATATTGCGGAGACAGGACGCGACACTCCGAAGGTTCCCCTCGTGTTCAACAAGCAATCGACTGCGATCATCGGGCCGGGCCAGGCGATTCACCGACCGAAGGTTTCCGAACAACTGGACTACGAAGCCGAACTGGTCATCGTGATCGGCCGCCGCTGCCGTCACGTACCTGGCAATCGCGCGCACGAAGTGATCGCCGGTTACACGATCGGCAACGACGTGAGTGTGCGCGACTGGCAAGACCGCGTTCAGACCATGACGATGGGCAAATCCTTCGATACCCACGCGCCGATCGGACCTGCAATCGTCACCCACGAAGAGATCGGCGCAGCTTCCGCCTACGATATTCGTTGTTGGGTCAACGGCGAGTTGCGGCAAGAGTCGAATACCCGGGAACTGGTCTTCGATGCCGAGGCAATCATCGAGCATCTCAGCACTGCCTTCACGCTGGAACCGGGGGATCTGATCTTCACCGGAACACCGGGAGGCGTCGCACACTACATGCAGCCGCCGGCCTGGCTGAAGCCCGGCGATGTCTGCCGTGTGGAGATCGAGGGAATCGGAGCACTCGAGAACCCGGTCATCGACGAACCGGAGAACACCCGCCTGATCTGA
- a CDS encoding DUF3604 domain-containing protein translates to MFGDLHVHSSYSFDSYVSSQRNDPSAAYRYAKGDPIHLPDLDGEPTVRMQLRRPLDFASITDHSEFLGEMNTCTENPWSPAYWTPVCMMTRSDIFIVQLLAASHWADRVSEDADPKTRSYVCRWFPERCNAGLDTFWSRIQRATEEHYDRSSACAFTTFVGYEYTDAPGLQNLHRNVIFRNENVTARPVSAYDTGARNFPRLWELLRERCIDSGNGCDVLAIPHNSNLSGGLMFPDPRSEKEALDRLFFEPVIELIQHKAASECRFDRLEGRGLATSDELCTFEQNRTDNLASLGVLFGEMQTEVGRPVSLDEYGRRNMVRNALKDGLVLGRNGLNPFKMGFIGSTDTHSAIPGATDERDYVGHLGRRDAGYRNLQDHLEDNPGGLAVVWAEENSRDSIFEGLRRKETYATSGTRPTVRFFGGWDFEPTLCGAFDLVAQGYRLGVPMGSDLPDRPESGSAPRFVVSAQKDAGTGGRSGSDLQRIQIIKGWVDTAGRARETVYEVAGSATGDGAVNEQTCEPEGRGFDQLCAVWSDPDFDPAQAAFYYARVLENQSCRWSTHQCMAAGVNPFASDCRERAREKTLEKQQQGARGEVFAGCCLREEEEPFYSPLIQERAWTSPIWYEAREKAGRAD, encoded by the coding sequence ATGTTTGGAGACCTGCACGTCCACTCGAGCTACTCGTTTGACTCCTATGTTTCTTCTCAGCGAAACGACCCTTCCGCAGCCTATCGCTACGCGAAAGGGGATCCGATCCATCTGCCCGATCTCGACGGTGAACCAACCGTGCGGATGCAGCTTCGTCGACCTCTCGACTTCGCCTCGATCACCGATCACTCCGAGTTTCTGGGCGAGATGAACACGTGCACAGAGAACCCGTGGTCCCCCGCCTATTGGACGCCGGTCTGCATGATGACTCGGAGCGACATCTTTATCGTCCAACTGCTTGCGGCCAGCCACTGGGCGGACCGGGTGTCCGAAGATGCCGATCCCAAGACGCGATCCTATGTGTGCCGCTGGTTTCCGGAGCGTTGCAACGCAGGCCTGGACACGTTCTGGTCGCGGATCCAGCGCGCAACCGAAGAGCACTACGATCGCAGCTCGGCCTGCGCGTTTACGACGTTTGTCGGCTACGAATACACGGATGCCCCGGGGCTCCAGAACCTGCACCGCAACGTCATCTTCCGAAACGAGAACGTCACCGCACGACCCGTCAGTGCCTACGACACCGGTGCGCGGAACTTCCCGCGCTTGTGGGAACTGTTGCGCGAGCGCTGCATCGATTCCGGGAATGGTTGCGATGTACTCGCAATTCCTCACAACTCCAATCTGTCGGGCGGGCTCATGTTTCCAGATCCGCGCTCTGAGAAGGAAGCGCTCGACAGGCTGTTCTTCGAACCGGTGATCGAGTTGATCCAACACAAAGCGGCCTCTGAATGTCGCTTTGATCGGCTCGAAGGTCGCGGTCTCGCGACTTCGGATGAACTCTGCACCTTCGAGCAGAACCGGACCGACAACCTGGCGTCGTTGGGTGTGTTGTTCGGTGAGATGCAGACCGAGGTTGGCCGACCGGTGTCACTCGACGAGTACGGTCGGCGCAACATGGTGCGCAACGCGCTCAAGGACGGACTTGTGCTCGGGAGGAACGGTCTCAACCCGTTCAAGATGGGGTTCATCGGCAGCACGGATACGCATAGCGCGATTCCCGGTGCGACCGACGAGCGTGACTACGTCGGTCATCTGGGTCGGCGCGACGCGGGGTATCGGAATCTGCAGGATCACCTCGAGGATAATCCCGGTGGACTCGCAGTCGTGTGGGCGGAAGAGAACTCGCGCGATTCGATCTTCGAGGGCCTGCGCCGCAAGGAGACCTACGCCACCAGCGGTACTCGGCCCACCGTGCGCTTCTTTGGCGGTTGGGATTTCGAACCGACCCTCTGCGGTGCCTTCGATCTGGTGGCGCAGGGGTATCGGCTCGGCGTTCCCATGGGGTCTGATCTTCCCGACCGACCCGAGAGCGGGAGCGCTCCGCGCTTCGTGGTCAGCGCTCAAAAGGATGCTGGCACGGGAGGGCGATCGGGCTCGGATCTCCAGCGCATCCAGATCATCAAAGGCTGGGTGGATACGGCTGGAAGGGCTCGCGAAACCGTCTACGAAGTGGCGGGCAGTGCCACTGGAGACGGGGCTGTGAACGAGCAGACGTGTGAACCGGAGGGGCGAGGCTTTGATCAGCTCTGCGCTGTTTGGAGCGATCCCGATTTCGATCCCGCACAGGCTGCGTTCTACTACGCGCGTGTACTCGAGAATCAAAGCTGTCGCTGGAGCACGCATCAGTGCATGGCCGCAGGCGTGAATCCCTTTGCGTCTGATTGCCGGGAGCGCGCGCGAGAAAAGACGCTCGAGAAACAGCAGCAGGGTGCGCGCGGTGAGGTTTTCGCCGGCTGCTGCCTGCGCGAAGAGGAAGAACCGTTCTACTCTCCGTTGATTCAGGAGCGCGCCTGGACTTCTCCGATCTGGTACGAGGCTCGTGAAAAGGCTGGCCGAGCCGACTGA
- a CDS encoding glutathione S-transferase family protein: MLELYHNGLSSCSQKVRLVLAEKGLDWEAHDVDLMAGGQHAPDYVKLNPNHVVPTLVHDGRAMIESTLINEYLEDAFASPAMRPADPALRHEMRLFVKRIDEKVHPAAGVLTYGIATRPMLMGRSPEEREASYAQILDPARRAARKSVVENGVKAPEFAGALAAFVDLIDRMEVDLAKHEWIASEEFGLADACALPYVLRLDHLAMTPLLSASTRPRVASWFERVQARDSYAKAVTAFLPEPIVAMFKKNGAAVWPDVEALLPKRS, from the coding sequence ATGTTGGAGCTGTATCACAACGGACTTTCGAGCTGCTCTCAGAAGGTGAGGCTCGTTCTCGCAGAAAAGGGGCTGGACTGGGAGGCCCACGACGTGGACCTGATGGCGGGCGGTCAGCACGCACCGGACTACGTGAAGCTCAATCCGAATCACGTCGTACCCACGTTGGTCCACGATGGACGCGCGATGATCGAGTCGACGCTCATCAACGAGTATCTCGAAGATGCGTTCGCCTCACCGGCCATGCGACCCGCCGATCCGGCGCTGCGTCACGAGATGCGCTTGTTCGTGAAGCGCATCGACGAAAAAGTGCATCCCGCTGCGGGTGTCCTGACCTACGGAATCGCTACCCGACCGATGTTGATGGGGCGTTCGCCGGAAGAACGCGAAGCCAGCTACGCGCAGATTCTCGATCCGGCGCGCCGCGCCGCCCGCAAGAGCGTGGTCGAAAATGGCGTGAAGGCCCCGGAGTTCGCGGGAGCCCTGGCGGCCTTCGTCGACCTGATCGACCGCATGGAAGTCGATCTGGCCAAGCACGAGTGGATCGCATCCGAAGAGTTCGGCCTGGCCGATGCCTGCGCGCTGCCGTATGTCCTGCGCCTGGACCACCTGGCCATGACGCCTCTGCTCTCGGCTTCGACTCGTCCCCGTGTCGCCTCCTGGTTCGAACGCGTACAGGCGCGAGACTCCTACGCGAAGGCCGTAACGGCTTTCCTGCCCGAGCCGATTGTTGCCATGTTCAAGAAAAACGGTGCGGCCGTCTGGCCAGACGTCGAGGCGTTGTTGCCGAAACGCAGCTGA
- a CDS encoding glycosyltransferase family 4 protein, which produces MRVLMLCPRFPVLSETFVIEHARGLGDRLVGIAATQIDSDLLDRFEGLPPVVELAPDPPSRGFWNAPRLKARWREQRRVPGCEASWAPDVQDRLLEQIRTFEPDVIFVQFGTIASWAFPAIRSSGVPFVIQFHGVDASAALRNDTYRESLKHILSAAHGILVVSQAMRRRLSELVKNVHFEVNACGVSVPDELPQRHADTQSCRLLVVGRMTEKKHPFAALNPPSLPKHKRSPRCDST; this is translated from the coding sequence ATGCGAGTACTGATGCTCTGCCCGCGCTTTCCAGTGCTCTCCGAAACCTTCGTGATCGAGCACGCCCGCGGACTCGGGGATCGACTAGTGGGAATTGCGGCGACACAGATCGATTCCGATTTGCTGGACCGATTCGAGGGCCTGCCACCTGTCGTGGAACTTGCACCTGATCCACCATCGCGTGGTTTCTGGAATGCACCGCGATTGAAGGCGCGCTGGAGAGAGCAACGTCGCGTCCCCGGATGCGAAGCCTCCTGGGCACCCGATGTGCAGGATCGTCTCCTCGAGCAGATTCGCACCTTCGAACCCGACGTGATCTTTGTGCAATTCGGCACGATCGCCTCATGGGCCTTCCCGGCAATTCGATCTTCAGGTGTTCCGTTTGTGATCCAGTTTCACGGCGTCGACGCATCCGCTGCGCTCCGCAACGACACCTACCGCGAAAGTTTGAAACACATACTCTCGGCAGCTCACGGAATTCTCGTCGTGAGCCAGGCCATGCGCCGTCGACTCTCTGAACTGGTGAAAAACGTCCACTTCGAAGTCAACGCTTGCGGTGTCAGCGTTCCCGATGAACTGCCACAACGCCACGCAGACACTCAATCATGTCGCCTGCTCGTCGTCGGTCGTATGACGGAGAAGAAACACCCCTTCGCTGCATTGAATCCGCCGTCCTTGCCAAAGCACAAACGCAGCCCCCGTTGCGACTCGACTTGA
- a CDS encoding thioredoxin, with translation MSNTAPPPPLPSGIVAFVKRDCPTCELVVPVLTQLAAKTQLTVYTQDDPAFPEGVNASDDTSLAMSWHHRIEAVPTIVRVEDGVETERRLGWHRGEWQELTGVSDLGAGLPAERPGCGSLSVDPDIEVELRVRFAGSSLRARRVEIADLEDEMEAVFARGWSDGLPVVLPTEKRVFSMLEGTTRAPDEIVAVVPPDLVECTVEKVAINAVMAGCKPEYLPVVLAALEAVCNDQFNMHGVLATTMGVGPIVVVNGPIRRAIGMNSDENVLGQGNRANSTIGRALQLVIRNLGGGRPGEVDRATYGNPGKLGFCFAEAEETSPWQPLSTDFGFEVGESTVTVFAGEGPRNVVDQLSRDPESLARTLAVNLRTVQHPKLVMAFDCMLVIGPEHARVFKQAGWSKKDLQAKLQELLMIPGEELVRGAGGIAEGLPESVRPATLPKLRPGGLLIVHAGGGAGLFSAIIGGWVNGEMGSQPVSRKI, from the coding sequence ATGTCGAATACAGCGCCTCCTCCGCCTCTGCCTTCGGGAATTGTTGCATTCGTAAAGCGGGACTGTCCTACTTGTGAGCTGGTCGTACCCGTCCTTACTCAACTTGCGGCCAAGACGCAGCTCACGGTCTACACACAAGACGATCCCGCCTTTCCCGAAGGTGTGAACGCGAGCGACGACACATCTCTCGCGATGTCCTGGCATCACCGGATCGAGGCGGTGCCCACGATTGTTCGGGTCGAGGACGGAGTGGAGACGGAACGCCGGCTCGGCTGGCATCGCGGTGAGTGGCAGGAGCTTACGGGGGTATCGGATCTGGGAGCCGGATTGCCCGCAGAGCGACCCGGCTGCGGCTCTCTCTCCGTGGATCCGGATATCGAGGTCGAGTTGCGCGTCCGCTTCGCGGGTTCGAGCCTGCGGGCGCGACGAGTCGAGATTGCGGACCTCGAAGATGAAATGGAAGCGGTCTTCGCGCGGGGCTGGAGTGACGGGCTGCCGGTCGTTCTTCCGACAGAGAAACGAGTGTTCTCGATGCTGGAGGGAACGACGCGCGCACCCGATGAGATCGTCGCGGTCGTCCCTCCCGACCTGGTCGAGTGTACGGTCGAGAAAGTCGCGATCAACGCGGTGATGGCGGGGTGCAAGCCGGAGTACCTGCCGGTGGTTCTGGCTGCGCTCGAAGCTGTGTGCAACGACCAGTTCAATATGCACGGTGTGCTGGCCACGACCATGGGAGTGGGGCCGATCGTCGTGGTGAACGGTCCGATTCGCCGTGCGATCGGCATGAACTCGGATGAGAACGTTCTAGGGCAGGGCAATCGCGCAAATTCCACGATCGGTCGTGCGTTGCAACTGGTGATTCGCAATCTGGGTGGCGGTCGTCCGGGAGAGGTCGATCGTGCGACCTATGGAAATCCGGGGAAGCTCGGCTTCTGCTTCGCGGAGGCTGAAGAGACGTCTCCATGGCAACCGCTTTCAACGGATTTCGGCTTCGAAGTGGGTGAGAGCACCGTGACCGTGTTCGCAGGAGAAGGGCCGCGTAACGTGGTCGATCAGCTCTCGCGCGACCCGGAATCACTCGCGCGAACCCTCGCGGTCAATTTGCGAACGGTCCAGCATCCGAAGCTCGTCATGGCGTTCGACTGTATGTTGGTCATCGGTCCCGAACACGCGCGTGTTTTCAAACAGGCGGGCTGGAGCAAGAAGGACCTTCAGGCGAAGCTCCAGGAATTGCTGATGATCCCGGGTGAGGAACTGGTACGCGGAGCGGGAGGAATTGCAGAAGGTCTGCCCGAGTCCGTTCGCCCGGCGACGCTGCCGAAACTGCGCCCGGGTGGGCTCTTGATCGTTCACGCAGGTGGGGGTGCGGGTCTGTTCTCCGCCATCATAGGTGGCTGGGTGAACGGAGAGATGGGAAGTCAGCCCGTTTCCCGAAAGATCTAG
- a CDS encoding oligosaccharide flippase family protein, which translates to MSQEGSADNEASDSGLKALAVRASIWSIGGLGTSQLIRLGSNLVLTRLLFPEAFGLMAIVFVWLEGLQKLSDLGIGPSVIQSRRGEDPHFLDTLWTAQVMRGIVLWLLASALAQPFAHLYKTPELAGLLAVASLGPLFAGLNSTRVFTQHRNLSPTQITLIEVGCQLLSVIVMITWAVQSPTVWALVAGALSAAALKALLTHLVLPGQRNRFHWDPGAVRELLGFGKWIFFTTATNFLAQQGDRLLLASLVSFATLGIYNLAYFLVDAPLRFVSILQHRVLLPVFSRVHRDEPRRMSEIYYRTRFRIECLVLPMAFVFIAAGPELIHLGWDERWSDAGWMTRILALRILIGVATGPAQFGLTALGQPRYMFFSTLSQAFWILALSAPAMAGGGLEWVVWVIGTYGVLSLLVVFTGLRRHGVLSIARELRYFAMAATTAGLAIALHESGWLAALGLNR; encoded by the coding sequence GTGAGCCAGGAAGGAAGCGCAGACAACGAGGCAAGCGACTCCGGATTGAAGGCGCTGGCCGTGCGCGCCTCGATCTGGTCGATCGGTGGCCTGGGTACGTCACAACTGATTCGCCTCGGCAGCAACCTGGTCCTGACACGGTTGCTCTTCCCGGAGGCGTTCGGGTTGATGGCGATCGTCTTCGTGTGGCTGGAAGGCCTGCAGAAGCTGTCCGACCTGGGCATTGGCCCGAGCGTAATCCAGAGTCGCAGAGGTGAGGATCCACATTTCCTCGACACGCTCTGGACCGCACAGGTCATGCGCGGGATCGTGTTGTGGCTGCTCGCGAGCGCCCTGGCCCAGCCCTTTGCCCACCTCTACAAGACTCCGGAACTCGCCGGCCTGCTCGCTGTCGCCTCCCTCGGTCCGCTGTTCGCTGGCCTGAACTCGACCCGTGTTTTTACGCAACACCGCAACCTGTCGCCGACCCAAATCACACTGATCGAGGTGGGCTGCCAGCTTCTGAGCGTGATCGTGATGATCACCTGGGCCGTGCAATCCCCCACGGTCTGGGCCCTGGTCGCGGGTGCACTGTCGGCGGCTGCGCTCAAGGCATTGCTCACTCACCTGGTACTTCCCGGACAGAGGAATCGCTTTCACTGGGACCCGGGTGCAGTTCGGGAGTTACTGGGTTTCGGCAAGTGGATCTTCTTCACGACCGCGACGAACTTTCTCGCCCAGCAAGGTGACCGGCTACTCCTCGCCAGTCTGGTCTCTTTTGCAACGCTGGGCATCTACAATCTGGCCTACTTCCTGGTCGATGCGCCGCTCCGTTTCGTTTCGATACTTCAACACCGAGTCCTGTTACCCGTCTTCAGCAGGGTCCACCGCGACGAACCCCGGCGGATGAGCGAGATCTACTACCGCACTCGATTCCGAATCGAGTGCCTGGTACTTCCGATGGCGTTCGTGTTCATCGCAGCCGGTCCGGAACTCATCCATCTGGGATGGGACGAGCGCTGGAGCGATGCCGGCTGGATGACGCGCATCCTGGCGCTGCGAATCCTGATCGGTGTAGCCACAGGGCCGGCCCAGTTCGGCCTGACTGCGCTTGGCCAGCCGCGCTACATGTTCTTCAGCACACTATCGCAGGCGTTCTGGATTCTCGCCCTGTCCGCGCCGGCGATGGCCGGAGGAGGCCTGGAATGGGTCGTCTGGGTGATCGGCACCTACGGAGTCCTTTCGCTCCTGGTCGTTTTCACGGGTCTTCGTCGCCACGGCGTGCTGTCCATCGCCCGCGAACTGCGCTATTTCGCCATGGCTGCAACAACCGCTGGATTGGCGATTGCGTTACACGAAAGTGGCTGGCTCGCGGCGCTGGGCCTGAACAGGTGA
- a CDS encoding colanic acid biosynthesis glycosyltransferase WcaL — MSPARRRSYDGEETPLRCIESAVLAKAQTQPPLRLDLIGDGPLFEDVERMIAEQELGQWVFAHGAQPHDKVLSFMRDGDVFLQHSVVASNGDREGSPVAVMEAAAAAVPVVATRHEGISDSVIDGETGFLVDEHDVETMAERIATLANDPDLRLAMGRQAWERADTAFRTEQANQRILETLKAALEKSHQPSGTSIANSPPST, encoded by the coding sequence ATGTCGCCTGCTCGTCGTCGGTCGTATGACGGAGAAGAAACACCCCTTCGCTGCATTGAATCCGCCGTCCTTGCCAAAGCACAAACGCAGCCCCCGTTGCGACTCGACTTGATCGGCGATGGCCCGTTATTCGAAGACGTGGAGCGTATGATTGCGGAACAGGAACTCGGCCAGTGGGTATTCGCTCACGGCGCTCAGCCCCACGACAAAGTCTTGAGTTTCATGCGCGATGGAGACGTGTTCCTGCAACATTCGGTCGTCGCTTCAAACGGAGATCGCGAGGGCAGTCCAGTGGCGGTAATGGAAGCCGCTGCGGCCGCAGTGCCGGTCGTCGCTACGCGCCACGAAGGCATCAGCGATAGCGTGATCGACGGAGAAACCGGATTCCTGGTCGACGAGCACGATGTCGAAACGATGGCAGAACGCATCGCGACACTGGCCAACGATCCGGACCTGCGACTCGCCATGGGTCGCCAGGCCTGGGAACGCGCAGACACGGCATTTCGCACCGAGCAGGCGAATCAGCGCATCCTCGAGACATTGAAAGCAGCACTCGAGAAAAGCCACCAACCCTCGGGAACCAGTATCGCGAATTCGCCGCCGAGCACCTGA
- a CDS encoding glutathione S-transferase family protein — protein sequence MDKLRVHGAEVSYFTGKLEGYLRYKEIPYELVVPDMRVLARETGAAQIPAIELADGRWLTDTTPILHWLETQHPKPEVIPADPLQGFFSKLVEDYADEWMWRPAMHYRWSYKPDSILLRRRIAEELGGGVPLPGWLKRFFIYRRQLGWYVKGDAVTRKTRAHVESVYLKTLAHLQVIFERRPFMLGRIPTLADFGFFASMWRHFALDPTASAIMRRRAPAVSEWTARLWNARASGTQGSLVPGIPEDWSPLLNEIGSAYLPYLCENAEAWKRKQKRFDAEIQGVPYRRIPMSRYRVWCLERLRANFQGLPSSESNRAQAILEAHGCWEPLWRVAETASGIDPENRAPFARSIRVHYSE from the coding sequence ATGGACAAGCTACGCGTTCACGGTGCTGAGGTTTCGTACTTCACGGGAAAGCTCGAGGGCTATCTGAGGTACAAGGAGATTCCTTACGAACTCGTCGTGCCCGATATGCGCGTGCTCGCACGCGAGACCGGGGCCGCACAGATTCCTGCGATCGAACTGGCGGACGGTCGTTGGCTGACGGATACGACGCCAATCCTTCACTGGCTGGAAACTCAGCACCCCAAGCCCGAAGTGATTCCCGCAGACCCTCTACAGGGGTTCTTCTCGAAACTGGTCGAAGACTACGCGGACGAATGGATGTGGCGACCGGCGATGCACTACCGCTGGAGTTACAAGCCCGACTCGATCCTGCTGCGCCGGCGCATTGCCGAAGAGTTGGGCGGGGGAGTCCCATTGCCCGGCTGGCTCAAGCGCTTCTTCATCTACCGGCGTCAACTCGGCTGGTACGTAAAAGGGGATGCGGTTACGCGCAAGACACGCGCCCACGTAGAATCCGTGTACCTGAAGACGCTCGCTCACCTGCAAGTGATCTTCGAGCGACGCCCGTTCATGCTCGGACGGATTCCGACCCTTGCCGACTTCGGTTTCTTCGCTTCGATGTGGAGGCACTTCGCATTGGATCCGACGGCGAGTGCGATCATGAGGCGTCGAGCACCGGCCGTCTCTGAGTGGACGGCGAGGCTTTGGAATGCGCGCGCCAGTGGCACACAGGGATCCCTCGTTCCGGGAATTCCGGAGGACTGGTCACCCCTGCTAAACGAAATTGGCTCAGCCTATCTTCCCTATCTGTGCGAGAACGCGGAGGCCTGGAAGCGCAAGCAGAAGCGTTTTGACGCCGAGATCCAGGGAGTTCCCTATCGTCGCATCCCGATGTCCCGCTACCGGGTGTGGTGTCTCGAGCGGTTGCGGGCAAACTTCCAGGGCCTGCCCTCATCCGAGAGCAATCGCGCACAGGCAATCCTCGAAGCGCACGGTTGCTGGGAGCCACTCTGGCGGGTCGCGGAAACGGCGTCGGGGATCGACCCGGAAAATCGCGCGCCCTTCGCGCGCAGCATCAGGGTGCACTACAGCGAATAG
- a CDS encoding glutathione S-transferase: MIDLYTSPTPNGHKASVTLEELGMPYETHAIDLTRNQQKEAAFLELNPNGRIPVIVDRDEDDFAVFETGAIMLYLAEKAGRLLPTDAKGRARVIQWLMFQMGGIGPMMGQANVFFRYFPEKLQPVIDRYQNESRRLFEVLDSRLGQSEWLGDDYSIADIANWCWVRTYRWSGVSIDELPNLRRWLDAMKEKPGCRRGVEVPFKQPNMLKDEKAREDFAKGASSILQR; encoded by the coding sequence GTGATCGATCTCTACACCTCGCCCACTCCAAACGGCCACAAGGCTTCGGTAACCCTGGAAGAACTGGGAATGCCCTATGAGACCCACGCCATCGACCTGACCCGGAACCAGCAGAAAGAAGCCGCGTTTCTCGAACTCAATCCGAACGGTCGCATACCCGTAATCGTCGACCGCGACGAGGACGACTTTGCGGTTTTCGAGACCGGAGCGATCATGCTCTACCTGGCCGAAAAGGCCGGAAGACTCCTGCCGACGGACGCGAAGGGGCGAGCGCGGGTCATCCAATGGCTGATGTTCCAGATGGGTGGGATCGGCCCGATGATGGGACAGGCCAATGTCTTCTTCCGCTACTTTCCCGAGAAACTCCAACCCGTCATCGATCGCTACCAGAACGAGTCTCGGCGACTGTTCGAAGTGCTCGATTCACGCCTTGGGCAGAGTGAATGGCTTGGCGATGACTACTCGATCGCGGACATCGCGAACTGGTGCTGGGTGCGCACTTACCGCTGGTCGGGAGTTTCGATCGACGAACTGCCGAACCTGCGCCGCTGGCTCGACGCGATGAAGGAAAAGCCAGGATGCCGTAGAGGTGTCGAAGTGCCCTTCAAGCAACCCAACATGCTCAAGGACGAGAAGGCCCGAGAAGACTTCGCAAAGGGAGCCTCGAGCATCCTACAACGCTGA
- a CDS encoding alcohol dehydrogenase catalytic domain-containing protein: protein MHPDLVIEEVPRPTPGPGDALVRVRLAGVCNTDLEIVRGYMDFRGTLGHEFVGEVVECQDPSWLGQRVTSEINLGCGACERCNTGLARHCAKRSVLGILGKDGCFAEYVVVPVGNLLVVPEAIDDDCAVFIEPLAAAFEILEQVEITERDRVLVLGDGKLGLLISMVLAQTGCELHAAGHHPEKLQFAKRVGAHTWAANSVPDGEFDVTVEATGVAAGLQLAIERTRPRGTVVLKSTFHGATPVEAAGIVIDELTIIGSRCGLFPPAIEALERGLVDPRPLIDSRYDLEDAVHAFERAREHGILKVLLRPR, encoded by the coding sequence ATGCACCCAGATCTGGTGATCGAAGAAGTCCCCAGGCCAACTCCGGGTCCCGGCGATGCACTGGTCCGCGTCAGACTCGCGGGTGTGTGCAACACCGATCTCGAGATCGTGCGCGGCTATATGGACTTCCGCGGCACGCTGGGCCACGAGTTCGTCGGCGAAGTGGTCGAGTGCCAGGACCCATCCTGGCTGGGCCAACGCGTGACCTCTGAGATCAATCTGGGCTGCGGAGCTTGCGAACGCTGCAATACGGGCCTGGCCCGCCACTGTGCAAAGCGCAGCGTGCTCGGGATCCTGGGAAAAGACGGCTGTTTTGCAGAGTACGTGGTCGTGCCTGTCGGGAATCTGCTCGTCGTTCCCGAAGCGATCGACGACGACTGCGCCGTCTTCATCGAACCCCTCGCAGCCGCTTTCGAGATCCTGGAACAAGTCGAGATCACGGAACGGGATCGGGTACTGGTTCTGGGCGACGGCAAGCTCGGCCTGCTGATCTCGATGGTGCTGGCTCAAACCGGTTGCGAGTTGCATGCAGCGGGTCACCACCCCGAAAAACTGCAGTTCGCAAAGCGAGTCGGAGCGCACACATGGGCAGCGAACTCGGTACCCGATGGAGAATTCGATGTCACCGTTGAGGCAACGGGCGTTGCCGCCGGTTTGCAGCTTGCGATCGAGCGCACTCGTCCGCGCGGGACCGTGGTACTGAAGAGCACGTTCCACGGCGCGACGCCCGTCGAGGCCGCCGGGATCGTAATCGATGAACTGACGATCATCGGCTCGCGCTGCGGCCTGTTTCCGCCCGCAATCGAAGCTCTCGAACGAGGCCTTGTCGATCCGCGCCCCTTGATCGACTCGCGCTACGACCTTGAAGACGCCGTCCACGCTTTCGAGCGCGCCCGAGAACACGGCATCCTGAAGGTCCTGCTCCGGCCGCGCTGA